A stretch of the Nematostella vectensis chromosome 1, jaNemVect1.1, whole genome shotgun sequence genome encodes the following:
- the LOC5519096 gene encoding carboxypeptidase B isoform X4: protein MGDDDRVVRVRPANDNHVTLLSGLEESQPFNVDFWTFPSNPGKTVDIHVGARDFYTLKAWLHSQGMEFTSRDLQGIASQAVNAQKQQTFADRPGNLAWFKKYHQHDEIIAELKRIAKGAKNRTQLLSIGNSYEKREQLVIRINGTNGKYKADKPVFFVNCGIHAREWVSPATCMYIIHELVSKYEKDAKVTSVLDKMDFIIHPMVNPDGYVFTHKNESNRLWRKSRKPTSKAGCIGADLNRNFGYQWGKPGSSDKPCSFIYRGEAPYSEVEVKNMAAFLWKLAPNLKGYLDIHSYGQLWMYPWGYTNQSTQVEKEMMRVANKSAIAMIAATPDHAEYKTGQSSKLLYPTSGSTKDFTFGMLNVTYSYVVELRDKRPGYGFLLPPEQILPTAREMLAGLLTCVTEIRL, encoded by the exons atGGGTGACGA TGACAGGGTCGTGCGAGTGAGGCCCGCGAACGACAACCATGTGACACTGCTATCTGGACTGGAAGAATCTCAGCCCTTTAAT gtggaTTTCTGGACATTCCCAAGCAATCCCGGAAAAACTGTGGACATACACGTGGGTGCACGTGATTTTTATACCCTGAAGGCGTGGTTACATAGTCAAGGAATGGAATTTACGTCCCGTGATTTGCAGGGGATTGCATCGCAAGCAGTAAATGCCCAAAAACAGCAGACATTTGCCGACAGGCCTGGTAACCTTGCCTGGTTTAAAAAATACCACCAACACGACGAG ATAATCGCAGAATTAAAGAGAATTGCAAAGGGTGCAAAAAACAGAACACAGTTGCTATCAATCGGTAATTCTTACGAGAAGAGAGAGCAACTCGTGATACGG ATCAATGGTACTAATGGAAAATACAAGGCTGATAAACCTGTGTTCTTTGTCAATTGCGGAATCCACGCGCGCGAATGGGTATCTCCCGCGACATGCATGTACATTATACATGAG TTGGTGTCGAAGTACGAAAAAGATGCCAAAGTGACTTCAGTGTTGGACAAAATGGACTTCATTATCCACCCCATGGTTAACCCGGATGGATATGTCTTCACTCACAAAAAT GAGTCAAATCGGCTATGGAGAAAGAGTCGTAAGCCAACATCAAAGGCGGGCTGCATCGGTGCTGATCTCAACAGAAACTTTGGATACCAATGGGGAA AGCCTGGGTCCAGTGACAAACCCTGTAGCTTTATCTACCGGGGCGAGGCACCATACTCAGAGGTCGAGGTGAAAAACATGGCGGCGTTTCTATGGAAACTCGCCCCGAACCTGAAGGGTTACCTGGACATCCATTCGTATGGACAGCTGTGGATGTACCCTTGGGGCTACACGAACCAGTCAACCCAGGTGGAGAAGGAGATG ATGCGTGTAGCCAATAAATCAGCAATTGCGATGATAGCAGCCACTCCAGATCACGCGGAATACAAGACCGGCCAATCATCAAAGCTGTTAT ATCCGACATCGGGTTCAACAAAGGACTTTACTTTCGGTATGCTCAACGTGACGTATTCATACGTGGTGGAGCTGCGCGATAAGAGGCCCGGATATGGTTTTCTACTCCCTCCTGAACAGATTCTACCCACTGCACGTGAAATGTTGGCTGGACTTCTTACATGTGTGACTGAAATAAGACTTTGA
- the LOC5519096 gene encoding carboxypeptidase B isoform X2, whose amino-acid sequence MSFVVVTALLLSATITVSNGGPFSGDRVVRVRPANDNHVTLLSGLEESQPFNVDFWTFPSNPGKTVDIHVGARDFYTLKAWLHSQGMEFTSRDLQGIASQAVNAQKQQTFADRPGNLAWFKKYHQHDEIIAELKRIAKGAKNRTQLLSIGNSYEKREQLVIRINGTNGKYKADKPVFFVNCGIHAREWVSPATCMYIIHELVSKYEKDAKVTSVLDKMDFIIHPMVNPDGYVFTHKNESNRLWRKSRKPTSKAGCIGADLNRNFGYQWGKPGSSDKPCSFIYRGEAPYSEVEVKNMAAFLWKLAPNLKGYLDIHSYGQLWMYPWGYTNQSTQVEKEMMRVANKSAIAMIAATPDHAEYKTGQSSKLLYPTSGSTKDFTFGMLNVTYSYVVELRDKRPGYGFLLPPEQILPTAREMLAGLLTCVTEIRL is encoded by the exons ATGTCGTTTGTCGTAGTGACAGCCCTCCTGCTATCAGCCACAATTACCGTGTCTAATGGCGGACCTTTCTCAGG TGACAGGGTCGTGCGAGTGAGGCCCGCGAACGACAACCATGTGACACTGCTATCTGGACTGGAAGAATCTCAGCCCTTTAAT gtggaTTTCTGGACATTCCCAAGCAATCCCGGAAAAACTGTGGACATACACGTGGGTGCACGTGATTTTTATACCCTGAAGGCGTGGTTACATAGTCAAGGAATGGAATTTACGTCCCGTGATTTGCAGGGGATTGCATCGCAAGCAGTAAATGCCCAAAAACAGCAGACATTTGCCGACAGGCCTGGTAACCTTGCCTGGTTTAAAAAATACCACCAACACGACGAG ATAATCGCAGAATTAAAGAGAATTGCAAAGGGTGCAAAAAACAGAACACAGTTGCTATCAATCGGTAATTCTTACGAGAAGAGAGAGCAACTCGTGATACGG ATCAATGGTACTAATGGAAAATACAAGGCTGATAAACCTGTGTTCTTTGTCAATTGCGGAATCCACGCGCGCGAATGGGTATCTCCCGCGACATGCATGTACATTATACATGAG TTGGTGTCGAAGTACGAAAAAGATGCCAAAGTGACTTCAGTGTTGGACAAAATGGACTTCATTATCCACCCCATGGTTAACCCGGATGGATATGTCTTCACTCACAAAAAT GAGTCAAATCGGCTATGGAGAAAGAGTCGTAAGCCAACATCAAAGGCGGGCTGCATCGGTGCTGATCTCAACAGAAACTTTGGATACCAATGGGGAA AGCCTGGGTCCAGTGACAAACCCTGTAGCTTTATCTACCGGGGCGAGGCACCATACTCAGAGGTCGAGGTGAAAAACATGGCGGCGTTTCTATGGAAACTCGCCCCGAACCTGAAGGGTTACCTGGACATCCATTCGTATGGACAGCTGTGGATGTACCCTTGGGGCTACACGAACCAGTCAACCCAGGTGGAGAAGGAGATG ATGCGTGTAGCCAATAAATCAGCAATTGCGATGATAGCAGCCACTCCAGATCACGCGGAATACAAGACCGGCCAATCATCAAAGCTGTTAT ATCCGACATCGGGTTCAACAAAGGACTTTACTTTCGGTATGCTCAACGTGACGTATTCATACGTGGTGGAGCTGCGCGATAAGAGGCCCGGATATGGTTTTCTACTCCCTCCTGAACAGATTCTACCCACTGCACGTGAAATGTTGGCTGGACTTCTTACATGTGTGACTGAAATAAGACTTTGA
- the LOC5519096 gene encoding carboxypeptidase B isoform X3 gives MSFVVVTALLLSATITVSNGGPFSGVVRVRPANDNHVTLLSGLEESQPFNVDFWTFPSNPGKTVDIHVGARDFYTLKAWLHSQGMEFTSRDLQGIASQAVNAQKQQTFADRPGNLAWFKKYHQHDEIIAELKRIAKGAKNRTQLLSIGNSYEKREQLVIRINGTNGKYKADKPVFFVNCGIHAREWVSPATCMYIIHELVSKYEKDAKVTSVLDKMDFIIHPMVNPDGYVFTHKNESNRLWRKSRKPTSKAGCIGADLNRNFGYQWGKPGSSDKPCSFIYRGEAPYSEVEVKNMAAFLWKLAPNLKGYLDIHSYGQLWMYPWGYTNQSTQVEKEMMRVANKSAIAMIAATPDHAEYKTGQSSKLLYPTSGSTKDFTFGMLNVTYSYVVELRDKRPGYGFLLPPEQILPTAREMLAGLLTCVTEIRL, from the exons ATGTCGTTTGTCGTAGTGACAGCCCTCCTGCTATCAGCCACAATTACCGTGTCTAATGGCGGACCTTTCTCAGG GGTCGTGCGAGTGAGGCCCGCGAACGACAACCATGTGACACTGCTATCTGGACTGGAAGAATCTCAGCCCTTTAAT gtggaTTTCTGGACATTCCCAAGCAATCCCGGAAAAACTGTGGACATACACGTGGGTGCACGTGATTTTTATACCCTGAAGGCGTGGTTACATAGTCAAGGAATGGAATTTACGTCCCGTGATTTGCAGGGGATTGCATCGCAAGCAGTAAATGCCCAAAAACAGCAGACATTTGCCGACAGGCCTGGTAACCTTGCCTGGTTTAAAAAATACCACCAACACGACGAG ATAATCGCAGAATTAAAGAGAATTGCAAAGGGTGCAAAAAACAGAACACAGTTGCTATCAATCGGTAATTCTTACGAGAAGAGAGAGCAACTCGTGATACGG ATCAATGGTACTAATGGAAAATACAAGGCTGATAAACCTGTGTTCTTTGTCAATTGCGGAATCCACGCGCGCGAATGGGTATCTCCCGCGACATGCATGTACATTATACATGAG TTGGTGTCGAAGTACGAAAAAGATGCCAAAGTGACTTCAGTGTTGGACAAAATGGACTTCATTATCCACCCCATGGTTAACCCGGATGGATATGTCTTCACTCACAAAAAT GAGTCAAATCGGCTATGGAGAAAGAGTCGTAAGCCAACATCAAAGGCGGGCTGCATCGGTGCTGATCTCAACAGAAACTTTGGATACCAATGGGGAA AGCCTGGGTCCAGTGACAAACCCTGTAGCTTTATCTACCGGGGCGAGGCACCATACTCAGAGGTCGAGGTGAAAAACATGGCGGCGTTTCTATGGAAACTCGCCCCGAACCTGAAGGGTTACCTGGACATCCATTCGTATGGACAGCTGTGGATGTACCCTTGGGGCTACACGAACCAGTCAACCCAGGTGGAGAAGGAGATG ATGCGTGTAGCCAATAAATCAGCAATTGCGATGATAGCAGCCACTCCAGATCACGCGGAATACAAGACCGGCCAATCATCAAAGCTGTTAT ATCCGACATCGGGTTCAACAAAGGACTTTACTTTCGGTATGCTCAACGTGACGTATTCATACGTGGTGGAGCTGCGCGATAAGAGGCCCGGATATGGTTTTCTACTCCCTCCTGAACAGATTCTACCCACTGCACGTGAAATGTTGGCTGGACTTCTTACATGTGTGACTGAAATAAGACTTTGA
- the LOC5519096 gene encoding carboxypeptidase B isoform X1 — MSCLLPVLRCLLPLLSCLLPVFSSLLSSFFTLLSCVLPVLICVLPVLSCAVVFASDRVVRVRPANDNHVTLLSGLEESQPFNVDFWTFPSNPGKTVDIHVGARDFYTLKAWLHSQGMEFTSRDLQGIASQAVNAQKQQTFADRPGNLAWFKKYHQHDEIIAELKRIAKGAKNRTQLLSIGNSYEKREQLVIRINGTNGKYKADKPVFFVNCGIHAREWVSPATCMYIIHELVSKYEKDAKVTSVLDKMDFIIHPMVNPDGYVFTHKNESNRLWRKSRKPTSKAGCIGADLNRNFGYQWGKPGSSDKPCSFIYRGEAPYSEVEVKNMAAFLWKLAPNLKGYLDIHSYGQLWMYPWGYTNQSTQVEKEMMRVANKSAIAMIAATPDHAEYKTGQSSKLLYPTSGSTKDFTFGMLNVTYSYVVELRDKRPGYGFLLPPEQILPTAREMLAGLLTCVTEIRL, encoded by the exons ATGAGTTGTTTGTTGCCAGTGTTGAGGTGTTTGTTGCCGCTATTGAGTTGTTTGTTGCCGGTTTTTAGCTCTTTGTTGAGTTCTTTTTTTACACTGTTGAGTTGTGTGTTGCCAGTGTTGATTTGTGTGTTGCCAGTGTTAAGTTGCGCCGTTGTGTTTGCTAGTGACAGGGTCGTGCGAGTGAGGCCCGCGAACGACAACCATGTGACACTGCTATCTGGACTGGAAGAATCTCAGCCCTTTAAT gtggaTTTCTGGACATTCCCAAGCAATCCCGGAAAAACTGTGGACATACACGTGGGTGCACGTGATTTTTATACCCTGAAGGCGTGGTTACATAGTCAAGGAATGGAATTTACGTCCCGTGATTTGCAGGGGATTGCATCGCAAGCAGTAAATGCCCAAAAACAGCAGACATTTGCCGACAGGCCTGGTAACCTTGCCTGGTTTAAAAAATACCACCAACACGACGAG ATAATCGCAGAATTAAAGAGAATTGCAAAGGGTGCAAAAAACAGAACACAGTTGCTATCAATCGGTAATTCTTACGAGAAGAGAGAGCAACTCGTGATACGG ATCAATGGTACTAATGGAAAATACAAGGCTGATAAACCTGTGTTCTTTGTCAATTGCGGAATCCACGCGCGCGAATGGGTATCTCCCGCGACATGCATGTACATTATACATGAG TTGGTGTCGAAGTACGAAAAAGATGCCAAAGTGACTTCAGTGTTGGACAAAATGGACTTCATTATCCACCCCATGGTTAACCCGGATGGATATGTCTTCACTCACAAAAAT GAGTCAAATCGGCTATGGAGAAAGAGTCGTAAGCCAACATCAAAGGCGGGCTGCATCGGTGCTGATCTCAACAGAAACTTTGGATACCAATGGGGAA AGCCTGGGTCCAGTGACAAACCCTGTAGCTTTATCTACCGGGGCGAGGCACCATACTCAGAGGTCGAGGTGAAAAACATGGCGGCGTTTCTATGGAAACTCGCCCCGAACCTGAAGGGTTACCTGGACATCCATTCGTATGGACAGCTGTGGATGTACCCTTGGGGCTACACGAACCAGTCAACCCAGGTGGAGAAGGAGATG ATGCGTGTAGCCAATAAATCAGCAATTGCGATGATAGCAGCCACTCCAGATCACGCGGAATACAAGACCGGCCAATCATCAAAGCTGTTAT ATCCGACATCGGGTTCAACAAAGGACTTTACTTTCGGTATGCTCAACGTGACGTATTCATACGTGGTGGAGCTGCGCGATAAGAGGCCCGGATATGGTTTTCTACTCCCTCCTGAACAGATTCTACCCACTGCACGTGAAATGTTGGCTGGACTTCTTACATGTGTGACTGAAATAAGACTTTGA
- the LOC125568600 gene encoding enterin neuropeptides-like has translation MGMSVLVTPIDMMGMSVLVTPIDMMGMGALVMPIDMMGMGALVTPIDMMGMSVLVTPIDMMGMGVLVTPIDMMGMGALVTPIDMMGMSVQVTPIDMVGMSVLVTPIDMMGMGALVTPIDMMGMGGLVTPICDGDEWTGHTHRYDGDGCTGNTHRYDGDGCTGNTHRYDGNECTSNTHRYGGDGFTGHTHRYDGNGCTGNTHRYDGNGCTGNTHRYDGDGCTGHTHRYDGNECTSNTHRYDANVCTGHAHRYDGDGCTGHTHRYDGDGCTGHTHRYDGDGCTGHIHRYDGDGCTGHAHRYDENGCTGHTHRYD, from the coding sequence ATGGGGATGAGTGTACTGGTCACGCCCATAGATATGATGGGGATGAGTGTACTGGTCACGCCCATAGATATGATGGGGATGGGTGCACTGGTCATGCCCATAGATATGATGGGGATGGGTGCACTGGTCACACCCATAGATATGATGGGGATGAGTGTACTGGTCACGCCCATAGATATGATGGGGATGGGTGTACTGGTCACACCCATAGATATGATGGGGATGGGTGCACTGGTAACACCCATAGATATGATGGGAATGAGTGTACAAGTAACACCCATAGATATGGTGGGGATGAGTGTACTGGTCACGCCCATAGATATGATGGGGATGGGTGCACTGGTAACACCCATAGATATGATGGGGATGGGTGGACTGGTCACACCCATATGTGATGGGGATGAGTGGACTGGTCACACCCATAGATATGATGGGGATGGGTGCACTGGTAACACCCATAGATATGATGGGGATGGGTGCACTGGTAACACCCATAGATATGATGGGAATGAGTGTACAAGTAACACCCATAGATATGGTGGGGATGGGTTCACTGGTCACACCCATAGATATGATGGGAATGGGTGCACTGGTAACACCCATAGATATGATGGGAATGGGTGCACTGGTAACACCCATAGATATGATGGGGATGGGTGCACTGGTCACACCCATAGATATGATGGGAATGAGTGTACAAGTAACACCCATAGATATGATGCGAATGTGTGCACTGGTCACGCCCATAGATATGATGGGGATGGGTGCACTGGTCACACCCATAGATATGATGGGGATGGGTGCACTGGTCACACCCATAGATATGATGGGGATGGGTGCACTGGTCACATCCATAGATATGATGGGGATGGGTGCACTGGTCACGCCCATAGATATGATGAGAATGGGTGCACTGGTCACACCCATAGATATGATTGA
- the LOC5519094 gene encoding uncharacterized protein LOC5519094, producing the protein MGMNALVTPIDMMGMGALVTPIDMVGMDALVTPIDMMGMGALVTPIDMMGMGALVTPIDMMGMNALVTPIDMMGMGALVTPIDMMGMGTLVTPIDMMGMGALVTPIDMMGMGALVTPIDMMGMGALVTPMDMLGMDVLDTPIHMMGMDALVKPIDMMGMSALVTPIDMVGMGALVTPIDMMGMSVLVAPIDMMGMSVLVTPIDMMGMGALVTPIDMMMMGALVTPIDMMGMGALVTPIDMMGMGALVTPKDMMGMGALVTPIDMMGMGALVTPIDMMGWVHWSHP; encoded by the coding sequence ATGGGGATGAATGCACTGGTCACGCCCATAGATATGATGGGGATGGGTGCACTGGTAACACCCATAGATATGGTGGGGATGGATGCACTGGTAACACCCATAGATATGATGGGGATGGGTGCACTGGTAACACCCATAGATATGATGGGAATGGGTGCACTGGTCACGCCCATAGATATGATGGGGATGAATGCACTGGTCACACCCATAGATATGATGGGGATGGGTGCACTGGTAACACCCATAGATATGATGGGGATGGGTACACTGGTAACACCCATAGATATGATGGGAATGGGTGCACTGGTCACGCCCATAGATATGATGGGAATGGGTGCACTGGTCACACCCATAGATATGATGGGGATGGGTGCACTGGTAACACCCATGGATATGTTGGGGATGGATGTACTGGACACGCCCATACATATGATGGGGATGGATGCATTGGTCAAACCCATAGATATGATGGGAATGAGTGCACTGGTAACACCCATAGATATGGTGGGGATGGGTGCACTGGTCACACCCATAGATATGATGGGGATGAGTGTACTGGTCGCACCCATAGATATGATGGGGATGAGTGTACTGGTCACGCCCATAGATATGATGGGGATGGGTGCACTGGTCACGCCCAtagatatgatgatgatgggtgCACTGGTCACGCCCATAGATATGATGGGGATGGGTGCACTGGTCACGCCCATAGATATGATGGGGATGGGTGCACTGGTCACACCCAAAGATATGATGGGGATGGGTGCACTGGTAACACCCATAGATATGATGGGGATGGGTGCACTGGTCACACCCATAGATATGATGGGATGGGTGCACTGGTCACACCCATAG